The genomic interval taatgaaaaaaagttaattttattttttatctatttataataaatttttgaaaatataatagaTGGGGGTGATTTACAAAGACGGAGACCAGAGAGATCTATTGAGGGAGGGAGGAATTTTTCAAGAAGgtaattttaaagttatttttaatagatgaTGACATTTTAAAaacgaaaagaaaaattctctTGAAAAGCTtatgtatttaaaaaaaaaaaaagaagagaaagtttCCTTTGAGAGCTTTTTAGcctttttaaagtttttttagattttattcttaaaaaataattacttttttCTAAAGAATTTCTTAACATCTTATTTGACTCGATTTTCacttttaaaagataaataagttaaaaaaaatcagttaaaCAAGCTCTttgttaaaatatcattttttattctatattATGTGACAATAATATGACATGTTATGTTAacatattattaatatattataattgatgatgatgtgacatattgatatatcataattgataacaatatgacatgttaatttgacataataagattatcatgtgatattttttactattcaCATTAACGTCATGTTAGTTTCAtgtggatataaaatgacaagtgaaattttgactaatgacaattaatcaatcattagttataagagtttatttgactcaaaataaaaatacaaaaatttgattaaaaacaataaaggAATAAATGCTTATTTGAattctttaaataatttataagctTATTTGAGCATTAtaccttttttaattatttgcaaAGTCTATGAactatttgaaaaaatttaaataaaattttatttttattacgttaaatcaaatataagtatttttgttttaaatcaaacaagtttataattgatgattgattaattattgtgagtcaaaatgtcacttatcattttatatttacatgATATTGATATAATATCATAATAAATGATGACATGACATGATGACACACATGAATATcaagtaaatataaaataatataataaataatgttttaattaataatatttatttaactattaatcATAAGTGCTTATGTTAtctcaaataaaaatacatggtttaattaaatgtaataaaaaaataaaatttatttaaaatttttaaatagtttaaaattttttctaatattatgcTATTATAATATGCtaaaagtgaaaataaaaCTGACTAACAACGGACAATAAATTCGAGACACGTGCTTCTATGTTATTAATATAATctatcaaaaaaattcatcatctaaattaattaactcttGAACGAACCGGGCCTGAATGAAGACCCTTTTGTTTCGGGCTATTGAAATTGAACCGGCCGGTCCAGCCCTTAAAACCCTACACGAGTTACTCCTTGCATCTCCTCTATCACTCAGTCGCGAGTCAGGTTCGTTCTACCGCCGTCTCCCACAAGCCCTCCCTTCTCAAAATTGCTTCATTTTGatatcttcatttttattttttatattaacaacttttttattcgatttttttttcacattgtAGAATTCCTTGCCAAGGAGCCAAACAAGGAACAAGTAACCATGAGGtattcattcttcttcttttgtatCAGATTTCTATGGCTTATCTaatctatttattttcaaaagatcGACGGATTTTATATTAACGATAATACATTTAGttagaaaatttttgtttaggttaaaaaaaaattggtttgCTATGACTTTTTGATTCACGTTTTGGTTTATTCGTTGTTGCAGTAAGCTTCAGAGTGATGCAGTTAGGGAAGCCATTTCCACTATCGTTGGTGACTCGAAGGAGAAGCAGCGTAAGTTTGTCGAGACAATTGAGTTGCAGATTGGGTTGAAGAACTATGATCCCCAAAAGGATAAGCGTTTCAGTGGTGCCGTTAAGCTTCCTCACATTCCTCGTCCTAAGATGAAAATTTGTATGCTTGGTGATGCTCTCCACGTCGAAGAGGTAGTTACTACTTATGCTGTATCGTAATTTTGTTACTAAAACTAAACTGGAATCGGCTATTTCATTATTCAGAATGataattgtttttgtttggaGTTGAAGCTTTATTGTTGGTGGTTTACATTTCCGTTTTCGTGTGTGCTTGATCCAGGCGGAGAAAATAGGGTTGGACTGGATGGATGTGGAAGCATTGAAGAAGCTTAACAAGAACAAGAAACTTGTTAAGAAGCTAGCCAAGAAATACCATGCCTTTTTGGCTTCTGAGGCTGTCATCAAACAGATTCCTCGTCTTTTAGGACCTGGTCTCAACAAGGCAGGCAAGTAATTCTATTTTTAATCGTTCTTAATTATGTTGATTTAAGAATAGGATTAGAGTTTCTGCTTGGTAGATTGCTGCTATTCTCGTGCTCCATGGACAAGGTTTTGTATTGTAATGAGATGGTcaatagttaaattttatactagAAAATCTTCTATTTGTTGTTGGTGGATTGTTTTGGCCTGTACATTTGTTATGAAACATCTATGTCGTTGACTTGTTGAAACAGTGGGCCTGTTTGGTTAGATGAATGGTTTAGTCTgcttatatatgtataaatctGTCATGATCATAAACCATTTTTGAGAAatgatttgagtttttttAGTAATAGGCCTTCCTTTAAGGTCCATGCATTAGAAACatgctttattttattatcctATTTTGGTTATAATGGCTCTGAAAGAACAGTCTAGAGATAAGCTCGCTTGTAGAATTTATTTACGGCATCATGTTTACATGCTGAGGACATGGATGCAGGGAAGTTCCCAACACTTGTCACACATCAGGAATCTCTGGAGTCAAAAGTTAATGAGACAAAAGCTATGGTTAAATTCCAGCTTAAGAAGGTTCTCTGTATGGGTGTTGCTGTGGGGAATTGCAGTATGGAGGAGAAGCAGATCTTCCAGAATGTGCAACTCAGTGTCAATTTCCTTGTTTCATtgttgaagaagaattggCAAAATGTAAGTGCCTGATCCTTGACTGATTCATGTTTGGAAGTATACAGAACTTAAGAATTCTTAGGAACTTTTTAAGCTATTTTGTTGGTTTGTTGTCCTTGTTGTAAGAGCTGTTAAGGCATATTATTATCTATATGAAGATTTAAGGTTCGAAGTTTTAGCCGGTGATTCTGTGGCATTAACtttgtgcttttatttttatgtgcaCATAGGTGAGGTGCTTGCATCTGAAGAGCGCAATGGGGAGGCCACAACGTATCTATTAGGAAAGTTCATTTACTTTCTGGGGATCGTTTTTTGAGCAAGCATGAGCAAGAAACTTTTATACTCCAGACAGAGACATTCTCTGGAATGGTGCTGGATTTTGTGGTTTTGTTTTATTGGATTCTTTTGTTGCCAACTTGATCAATTACAGACTTCTTGATTAATTTGGTAGATTATTTGGTATCAATTTCCTTTCTATTGGCTCATCATATGCTTTGCTTGTTGTGCCCAAATCATTCATAATGGTGCTACATTTTAGTGCTAATGTCCGCTTACGTCTGTTGACCTAGCTGCACTTCGGAAGCTTGTGATCAGCTTAGTGAAGGATAGACTTTTGCACAAGAAGTAAAGAATGACAATGTGTTCTGTTTAGACTGCAAAAACCAAGTTGAAGCCATGGGATTGTGATGTCTTTGCAGGTTCTATAGGTTCAATTCTTACTTTCTATGTTGAGGGAAACCAGAAGCTATGCATGGGGGAAAAAGAGCTAGTAATTAACCAAGAGCATGCTTTCATCTTACTAGCACCAAAGCACAAGGCAGTATTAGCATTCAActattttgctttaaattgTGATTGTAGCTATCCCATAGCAGTGAAAATTGCATGTCCTCGTAGCCTTGCAGCAGCCAGGATTAGAGAAATGATGggaattataaattattcaaactaATCTTACATATTCTGTTCACCAATTTTATAGGCCGCTCAACTCGAGATCAAGTAAAGCACCTTCAAATTAGTAGCTTGGAAAAGACccaaatcaactcaagtgaaCCGGATGGACAAAGCATCCATTTGAGTGTAAACAAGTAATGAAAGTTGTTAACGTAACCCTCATTAACAGATGCGCAGCAGTGCCCCCCCTACATTTATGATGTTACACATGAAATATGCATAATGTTTGTATCCAAATAATCgatatgagaaaaaaaatcaggCAGACTATTGATTCAGTAACTCATTCAACCTACTGAAACTCTCAGCCTCGCCGGAAATATGGGCAGTAAACTTGAAAGACCCTACTGTTTCACCATGAATGAACTTTTACAACTGCACCCTCCAACTGCACTTGGATTTGTTGTTACCTGCACAAGAAATTGGGACTTAGCCACTGCAGCCTAGACCTGTCCATAAGCCAGGCCCTGGACCAGATTTTATAGGCATGGGCTCGGCCCAGGATATTAttgtattaataaaaaaatttatttaattttaattttaagttttaaaatatatttaagatagtaatataatttttacaaaaatattttaataataaaaaattaatttaaacgGGCAGGCGTGACCCAGCCTGGCCCCATGCACACCTCTACTGCAGCCCTCACCAATGGCATATCATTCtaggtaaaaaaattatggaaaCCACACCAAAAAAGTGGCAACACAGAATAGACATATACTAGAATCAAGATCATTCACATAAAACCACACTGCAGCTAATTATTCGGTATGGCATTATAAACTCTAATTCTGTGAATTCATACCACTCCACTTTGCCTGTGGCTCATAATCCTTCGAACCATTTGATTACAACCAATGATACTGTGCTGAAGAATATGACAATAGTAGAACGAAATGTGAATAGAATCTTTACATAATGAAGCAGTAATGCAGACAAAATTAGAGTGTTTATGTTATCTTACCAATAGTTAGAATCATTAGCTGTAACTTATAATTGATCAGAGAAACATTTTAAGGTGGATGCAAGATTTCATCTATGGATAAAGGTTACAGTCACACCTAAAGGGTCAATAAATAAGTCCTATAATATCCCAAAGTCACTCCATATAATTTTGTTCCCATCTCATACCAAGAAAAACTTTTCTGAATGAGCAAAAGGCTATAGAATGAATGTTGGATACAATTAACTTCAAAGGTAGTAGCTAGGCCACAAAGGTAACATCACACTAAAGCAAAATTTGCAGGGCAAAATAGCAACCATTAAACAAGTTGACAAGATCCAAGAGCTATTTAGAATTTGACTAGGAAGACCATCTAATGGTCATGTAAGGCAAAATCCACAACAATGAGTTAATATTTGCGAGAGGAGAACTAGATAATGTTCCAAATCATATGTAGAATTTGGGTATTCCCATCCTCCATGAATGGGTagccaaataataaaagaaaaaaaatgtagaaTTTGGGTATGCCAGTTTCAGGTACAGAACAACAAAGCCTTTCTCTGGGCAAACTTGATGACAAATAGTCCACCTTTCCCCAATCCAACCAAATAAAAGACAAATCTAATCACAGAGATTCTAGCACCGTTCTTTCAGTCACATGAGTACCATCTGGACAGTGCTTATCTCTCTTTATGCTAGCCCTAGAGCTAACACAGGTAGAATAGGGAAATATAAGTCTGGACATTTAACTTTCTCATGCCACCATAAATGAAGAACATTATGTGAGGTCTCAATTATTCACACTTAGGGATGCAGCATATCAGCAATCTTTTAGAAGAATCACTTAGCTAGAGGAAAATTACTTCTGTTCTAGGACTTAAAACAACATTACAGATGCATTTATAGACGAACAAGATAACATGACTTACCAAGAAGGCGGAACGAATCAACTCCTCAACATAATCGACAGTTGCCCCTTTTACAAAATCATAGGAGATATTATCAACTACCAGTTTTACTCCTTCTCTCTCAAAAACTCTGCAAATAAAATaccatacaaaaaaaaaaaagaaaaagaaagaaaggttaTAACAGTAACATGAGAGAAAGAATAAACATACTTCtcatcaaatgaaaaaaagagagaaaaaaaccTGTCATCTGGATTGGTTTTGTCATCCAAATCGAAAACGTACTGAAACCCCGAACATCCACCAGTTTCCACACTCAATCGAAGCACCTTTTCATGAGATGATTCTTCACTGGCTTGCAACTCTTTCATTCTCTGTAAGGCATCCCTAATGTCAATGAGAAAATGATCACAAGAACCAAATGTAGATCTTCTAAGCATTTGGGCAGCATATTTATGACcaaccataaaaaaaataattcaaagaaagaaagaagcaaGGTTATTCATTCAAATCACATCACAATGGAGAAAACGGTACTGGGTCTATACTATCCCCAAAATGTTGCAATTTTCTTACAGAATCTTATACAATTCATTCAATAATCTTTAGTGACATAAAACAGGCAAGtttttttgcaaaatatttaatatcaatttataACAAGAATACTGATTGAACAAAAATTAGACAACTTCAGATGAAAGGAGAAAATAGGGGGTTGAGTAATTGGGTGGAGTAGAAAGTGTATTGGGATTTATAGAGCAGCTGAATGAATGTGTCTTGTGatccaaaataataaattttacacCAATTACATATATTCTCCCATAAGCTACATATCACACAAAAAGAATCAAGATAATTCAAGAAAGTAGATCTTTTCCTGCACTTTCTCAACATCCAAACAGAACAGCAGTACCACCCCGAACCCCTCCCCCCGATTAAATTACAGAACACTCTCAAAAACAACTAATATGGAAAAAGCCAACAAGGCAGTAGTagcaaaattaaaacaaaacaaattccATAAACAATACTTCGAAatggtaaaaaaataaaaatgaaaagatgaAAGATAGACCAACAAAAGATTCATGAAATACCACATAGCAAAAAACAGTTTTACCTTGACGCAATTATCAGCGATGCGAATAGCATCGAGAGAAGAAGATGGAGATTCAGAAGATTCAGGAGAAGCCTCATGAAGAGCTGAAGAAGAATAATTATGAGAATACGAAGAAGACCTTAGAAGTTTGTGGTTTTGCTTAATTCGAGCTATGAAAAATGGAGAAATGCGTTGAATCAATGATCTCGACATGGGAAATTGATTTTCCTATCTTTTATTTACTAACAAATCATATCATGTTCGTGGCTTCAAGATTCGCTCTGTTTTTCTCTGTTTCTGGGTTTTTCCGTTGGGGACAGACGAATAAAATAGGCTCGTGCCAAACACAAACTCACGTGCCgtcctttctttcttgttaatcTCTGTTCACTCAACTTTACTAGCACGTTTGGTTCGCGGAATAGGTAGGAATGGAATAGAATTGTTATTCTGTGGGAATAGAATAAAGTggaaatagaatagaatagttattacttTGTTTGATATTGTGAATAGAATAGAGCAGGAATTgctattatgacttattacaGTGTTTTGTTGGTAGAAATAAGAttggaataagaaaggaataggtgataaaaagacaaaaatacccttaaccatattaacaattattttcataaaaaaataaaattatccctattatcatttaaatacacatttatcccaaaagataattatccatcataattatattttctctcaattactaaaaataattataatttagtcacatatttttataaatagataattatttaaaaatataatttaattatattatattttatctatcataatcaattaaatttgtgtatagattttttttaagctaATTCTTCATATATTATGaatcattttcatatattatgaatcatttttttctaaaaaaaaatataaattatgtcTTTTGATAGATTAAATACAAATTCACAttaccttttaaaaaaagaagaaaatcatttttttgaaCCCAACATTTGGTGCTGCGGAAACGTAAATGGCAAATAGAGAAATACTGTGtctttcaatttattatttgcattccatatctggcaagaaaatgacaatttaccattttaacTAAAGCATATTAGCATGGAGATgctataaatattaaaagagCCTTGTAATACTAAATGCCTTTTAGATGAAAATATTAGTACATATAATCTACAAATCATGTCTAGTTCAGAAAAATACACTGACCTTGAAATTAATGGATGAATATTCATCCTATTACACTAACTTACAACAtgcataaaacaaataaagtcACAATAATATCACCCTTATACAACTACTAACATAACTGTCAATTCAAAAGGATTTTGACTTGTTAATGAACCTCATAATTAATATCAACATCAAGCACAAGTGCCCAAAAATAACAATCTCTGGAACTTACCTTtacaaaaagttttaaattcaTCCAAGCTCAACGGTCAGCAAGAAATGTCCTCAGCCATTCAAGTCTTCGATCAGGATCAATActaaaaaacacaaacataagAGTTGGAGGTTCTGGAAGTTTAATTGAAGCTAAAACCCTTTCCATCGCTGTCAATCCCTCTACTTGACTTAAAATCTCATCCAACTCTTGAGCTTTTTGTTGGATGTTCTCCTCTGCCCCAACACTTCTGCTAAACTCAATTCCAGCctcttttatgttttcacCCAATATCGTTGCAGCAGCAATAATTGATTTAGATGTGATGGGATCACCCGTCTCATTTagccttttcttcttccttgttGAAGTTGTGTCACTTCTGGGAGTTGAAGTTTGAGGTTGAATATTGGAAAAATCCTCATCCTCAAAATTATATCCAGCTAGGTTTTCACCTTCAATTTCTTCATTGATTGTATCATTACAGTCCTGCATTTCTTCAAGGATATCTACTGCAGTTTGTGCATCTTTTCCTGTTGCACGATCTCTTGCATAAATAATACTCAGCTCATTGAAGAAGGGAAAACTCTTTCTTCTAAAAGGGGCAGCCTCCTTATGACtctaataacaaaaaaaaaagactattAGTTATATTATTAGTAAGAAactaatatgaaaataattaaataacccAAACTCAAAAACGTACCTGTATGTAAGCTTCCCATACTGGATCATCAGCAACAACCATGTTCCTTTGATCATCCCACCCAAATCCACTAGTATGTGTCCCTTGCACCATATCATATATAATAGCCCAttcttttttcaaagtctttatTCTAGACTCTATGTGGGGCTTCGCCTTCAAGTTTGCATCTGGTAATTTTGTTGCAAGCATATTTTCAAGTTCTATTAAATAACCCCCTCTAAACCCAGTGTCTGCATTGTATTTTCCTATATTGTGCAAATCAATCAAAGCTGTAACAAGTGCAACAtcttcatgaaaattccattttcttttggttcCCTTTGAACTTTGAGAAGCTAGTGCTGAAGATGTGGACATTGTTTTCTACCATACaccaaatatttaattataaaaaatattattagaatgcaaaaaaaattaaaaataaagacatatatccaataatatattaaaattggtCAAACTTTATTCACATGAAAAAAAGTACAATATAAACAACACAATTAACAACAacaattgataaaataataagacattaaaaacaaattaaaaaaaagtacaacTTGAATTTAACTGAGGAAAGAAACCCAGCAACAGTCCTTCAGTATCAATATGCCTAACAAATGTCAATCATCATTTTGCCTAGATGTTTGCCATTCATTGAACATTTGATTTGCTAATTCCATTCTCAAATTACCCCAAATATCAGTAGGATCAATAGTACTTATAAAATTCTCATCAACTGCTGTGTTGGTTTCAACATATTCTCCTAAATCCACTTCAATAGGGTCAAAACTCATCTCCCTCCTAATGAAATTATGAAGCAAACAACAAGCTATAATAATCTGATTATGTATCCTAATCGGATAAAATGATGGACTCCTAAGGATACCCCACCTCATTTTTAATAATCCAAAACATATTTCTATAACATTGCGAGCAGCAGCAtgtttcatattaaaaaattcttcAGGACTGCTTGGTTCATGGCCTTGACGCCATTCAT from Theobroma cacao cultivar B97-61/B2 chromosome 5, Criollo_cocoa_genome_V2, whole genome shotgun sequence carries:
- the LOC18598237 gene encoding iron-sulfur assembly protein IscA-like 2, mitochondrial; translation: MSRSLIQRISPFFIARIKQNHKLLRSSSYSHNYSSSALHEASPESSESPSSSLDAIRIADNCVKRMKELQASEESSHEKVLRLSVETGGCSGFQYVFDLDDKTNPDDRVFEREGVKLVVDNISYDFVKGATVDYVEELIRSAFLVTTNPSAVGGCSCKSSFMVKQ
- the LOC18590166 gene encoding uncharacterized protein At2g29880 codes for the protein MSTSSALASQSSKGTKRKWNFHEDVALVTALIDLHNIGKYNADTGFRGGYLIELENMLATKLPDANLKAKPHIESRIKTLKKEWAIIYDMVQGTHTSGFGWDDQRNMVVADDPVWEAYIQSHKEAAPFRRKSFPFFNELSIIYARDRATGKDAQTAVDILEEMQDCNDTINEEIEGENLAGYNFEDEDFSNIQPQTSTPRSDTTSTRKKKRLNETGDPITSKSIIAAATILGENIKEAGIEFSRSVGAEENIQQKAQELDEILSQVEGLTAMERVLASIKLPEPPTLMFVFFSIDPDRRLEWLRTFLADR
- the LOC18598236 gene encoding 60S ribosomal protein L10a; the protein is MSKLQSDAVREAISTIVGDSKEKQRKFVETIELQIGLKNYDPQKDKRFSGAVKLPHIPRPKMKICMLGDALHVEEAEKIGLDWMDVEALKKLNKNKKLVKKLAKKYHAFLASEAVIKQIPRLLGPGLNKAGKFPTLVTHQESLESKVNETKAMVKFQLKKVLCMGVAVGNCSMEEKQIFQNVQLSVNFLVSLLKKNWQNVRCLHLKSAMGRPQRIY
- the LOC108662112 gene encoding uncharacterized protein LOC108662112, with amino-acid sequence MLGVCTPDMQFVFVLPGWEGSVADSRVLRDALKRRNRLKVPHGCYYLVDAGYTNCEGFLAPFRGQRYHLNEWRQGHEPSSPEEFFNMKHAAARNVIEICFGLLKMRWGILRSPSFYPIRIHNQIIIACCLLHNFIRREMSFDPIEVDLGEYVETNTAVDENFISTIDPTDIWGNLRMELANQMFNEWQTSRQNDD